Proteins encoded in a region of the Flammeovirga yaeyamensis genome:
- a CDS encoding SDR family oxidoreductase: MNTKKLALVTGANRGIGYAIAKGLLSDGYMVLVTSRNKIDGEKATQKLKEFGDAHYYPLDVSDDSSLHQLNQYVSKEFGKLDVLINNAGINYDTWQTTLEADLAEVHQTIETNVMGPWKMMQSFVPLMKKNNYGRIVNVSSGSGAMNGMGGGTPGYSVSKTALNVLTIKVATEVGGHNILVNSVCPGWVKTDMGGSGAPRSPEEGAETIVWAAKLEDQSMNGKFFRDKKEIPW; the protein is encoded by the coding sequence ATGAATACTAAAAAACTAGCATTAGTGACAGGAGCTAATAGAGGTATAGGATATGCCATTGCAAAAGGATTATTATCTGATGGATATATGGTATTGGTAACATCAAGAAATAAGATAGATGGAGAAAAAGCGACTCAAAAACTTAAAGAATTTGGAGACGCACATTATTATCCTTTGGATGTTTCTGATGACTCAAGCTTACATCAACTAAATCAATATGTTTCTAAAGAATTTGGAAAACTTGATGTGTTAATTAATAATGCAGGAATAAATTATGATACCTGGCAAACTACATTAGAAGCGGATTTAGCTGAGGTACATCAAACAATAGAAACAAATGTGATGGGTCCATGGAAAATGATGCAATCTTTTGTTCCTCTTATGAAAAAGAATAATTATGGGAGAATTGTGAATGTATCTAGTGGGTCTGGAGCAATGAATGGAATGGGAGGAGGAACACCTGGATATAGTGTCTCAAAAACAGCTTTAAATGTACTGACGATTAAAGTGGCAACTGAAGTTGGAGGTCATAACATTCTAGTAAATTCTGTTTGTCCGGGTTGGGTGAAAACAGATATGGGAGGGAGTGGTGCTCCAAGAAGCCCTGAGGAAGGAGCGGAAACCATTGTTTGGGCGGCAAAGTTAGAAGACCAATCTATGAATGGAAAATTCTTTAGAGATAAAAAAGAGATACCTTGGTAA
- a CDS encoding GNAT family N-acetyltransferase codes for MKWLQKKTLNGHLVDLIPIDLSHEKELIKAAQDGKLWELWFTSVPAPENTKEYIQKALEEYETDTSLPFVARRKSDGVIVGSTRLMKADSKNKRVEIGTTWYAKSAQRSGINTDCKLLLLSHAFEELGCMAVEFRTHFHNVASRNAIASLGAKQDGILRNHQIDKKGNIRDTVVFSILDSEWKTVRFSLEFKLYNKYKLPKV; via the coding sequence ATGAAATGGCTCCAAAAAAAGACTTTAAATGGACATCTTGTTGACCTAATACCAATAGATCTCTCTCATGAAAAAGAGTTAATTAAAGCTGCACAGGATGGTAAGTTATGGGAATTGTGGTTTACTTCTGTTCCTGCACCTGAAAACACAAAAGAATATATCCAAAAAGCTTTAGAAGAATACGAAACAGATACTTCTTTGCCTTTTGTTGCTCGAAGGAAAAGTGATGGAGTAATTGTTGGATCAACAAGATTGATGAAGGCTGATTCAAAAAATAAAAGAGTTGAAATTGGAACAACTTGGTATGCGAAAAGTGCCCAAAGATCCGGAATAAATACAGATTGTAAGTTATTGTTACTATCACATGCTTTTGAAGAATTAGGATGTATGGCTGTAGAGTTTCGAACACATTTCCATAATGTGGCATCAAGAAATGCTATTGCGAGTTTAGGTGCTAAACAAGATGGTATTTTAAGAAATCATCAGATTGATAAAAAAGGAAACATTAGAGATACAGTAGTTTTTTCTATTTTAGATAGTGAATGGAAAACAGTTAGATTTTCTTTAGAATTTAAGCTTTATAACAAATATAAATTACCCAAAGTATGA
- the scpA gene encoding methylmalonyl-CoA mutase has protein sequence MKPDFSKIDLNNIQLTTPEKLVEDQNKWMTAEGIPVKKGFQEEDYSSAEHLNFAAGLPPFLRGPYSAMYALRPWTIRQYAGFSTAEESNAFYKRNLAAGQKGLSVAFDLATHRGYDSDHPRVVGDVGKAGVAIDSVEDMKVLFNDIPLDKMSVSMTMNGAVIPVLAFYIVAAEESGVSKDKLSGTIQNDILKEFMVRNTYIYPPKPSMRIISDIFSYTSKNMPKYNSISISGYHMQEAGATADIELAYTLADGLEYIRAGIAAGLDIDDFAPRLSFFWAIGMNHFMEIAKMRAGRMLWAKIVKQFGPKNPKSMALRTHSQTSGWSLSEQDPFNNVARTAIEAMGAALGHTQSLHTNALDEAIALPTDFSARIARNTQLYIQDETNVCKVIDPWAGSHYVEYLTNEIAQKAWKLIEEVEEHGGIAKAIEKGIPKMRIEEASARKQARIDSGQDTIVGVNKYLADEKTEIDVLEIDNTVVREGQIAGLKALRENRDQAKVEAAIKAIEVAAATGEGNLLELAVEAARCRASLGEISDAMEKDFGRYKATIRNISGVYSHEVAGDKAFAEAKDLANQFEKLEGKRPRVMIAKMGQDGHDRGAKVIATSFADIGFDVDMGPLFQTPEEVARQAAENDVDCVGASSLAAGHKTLIPQLIDELKRLGRDDIMVFAGGVIPEQDYQFLYDSGVEAVFGPGTRVPYSAKTVLEILLKD, from the coding sequence ATGAAACCAGATTTTTCAAAAATAGATCTAAATAACATTCAACTAACAACTCCAGAAAAGTTAGTTGAAGATCAAAATAAATGGATGACCGCTGAAGGGATTCCGGTTAAAAAAGGCTTCCAAGAAGAAGACTACTCATCTGCAGAACACTTAAATTTTGCAGCTGGTCTTCCTCCTTTCTTAAGAGGACCTTACTCTGCAATGTACGCGTTACGTCCATGGACGATCCGTCAATATGCAGGTTTCTCAACAGCAGAGGAATCAAATGCATTCTATAAAAGAAACCTTGCTGCAGGTCAGAAAGGTTTATCAGTAGCATTTGACTTGGCTACTCACCGTGGTTACGATTCAGACCACCCAAGAGTAGTTGGTGATGTTGGTAAAGCAGGTGTTGCTATCGACTCTGTTGAGGACATGAAAGTTTTATTCAATGATATTCCATTGGATAAAATGTCAGTTTCTATGACAATGAACGGCGCCGTGATTCCAGTTCTTGCATTCTACATTGTAGCTGCAGAAGAGTCAGGTGTTTCTAAAGATAAATTGAGTGGTACGATCCAAAATGATATCCTTAAGGAATTCATGGTACGTAACACTTATATCTACCCTCCAAAACCATCAATGAGAATTATTTCGGATATCTTCTCTTATACTTCTAAGAACATGCCGAAATATAACTCAATTTCTATCTCAGGTTATCACATGCAAGAAGCAGGTGCAACTGCAGATATCGAGTTAGCATACACATTAGCTGATGGTTTAGAGTATATCCGTGCAGGTATTGCTGCGGGATTAGATATTGATGATTTCGCTCCACGTCTATCATTCTTCTGGGCAATTGGTATGAACCACTTCATGGAGATTGCTAAGATGCGTGCTGGTCGTATGCTTTGGGCTAAAATTGTAAAGCAATTCGGTCCTAAAAATCCTAAGTCAATGGCTTTGAGAACTCACTCTCAAACTTCAGGTTGGTCATTGTCTGAGCAAGATCCATTCAACAACGTTGCAAGAACTGCAATCGAGGCGATGGGTGCTGCACTTGGTCATACTCAATCACTTCACACCAACGCATTGGATGAAGCTATTGCATTACCTACAGATTTCTCTGCACGTATTGCAAGAAACACTCAGCTTTACATCCAAGACGAAACAAACGTATGTAAAGTAATTGATCCATGGGCAGGTTCTCACTATGTTGAGTACTTAACTAATGAAATCGCTCAAAAAGCTTGGAAACTTATCGAAGAAGTAGAAGAGCACGGCGGTATCGCTAAAGCGATTGAAAAAGGTATTCCTAAGATGCGTATCGAGGAGGCTTCTGCAAGAAAGCAAGCTAGAATCGACTCAGGTCAAGATACAATTGTAGGTGTAAATAAGTATCTTGCAGATGAGAAGACTGAAATTGACGTTCTTGAAATCGACAACACTGTTGTAAGAGAAGGTCAAATTGCAGGCTTGAAAGCGTTAAGAGAAAATAGAGATCAAGCTAAAGTAGAAGCTGCAATCAAAGCAATTGAAGTTGCTGCTGCTACAGGAGAAGGTAACTTGTTAGAACTAGCAGTAGAAGCTGCAAGATGCCGTGCATCACTTGGTGAAATTTCAGATGCAATGGAAAAAGATTTTGGTAGATACAAAGCGACAATCCGTAACATCTCAGGAGTTTACTCTCATGAGGTAGCTGGAGATAAAGCATTTGCTGAGGCGAAAGACCTTGCTAACCAATTCGAAAAATTAGAAGGTAAGCGTCCAAGAGTAATGATTGCTAAGATGGGTCAAGACGGTCACGATAGAGGTGCAAAAGTAATTGCCACTTCATTCGCTGATATCGGATTTGACGTTGATATGGGACCATTATTCCAAACACCAGAAGAAGTAGCTCGTCAAGCAGCAGAAAACGATGTAGATTGCGTAGGTGCATCTTCATTAGCTGCTGGTCACAAAACCCTAATTCCTCAACTTATCGATGAGTTGAAGCGTTTAGGTAGAGACGATATTATGGTATTTGCTGGTGGTGTAATTCCTGAACAAGATTATCAATTCTTGTACGATTCAGGTGTTGAAGCCGTATTTGGTCCTGGTACCCGTGTTCCTTATTCAGCTAAAACAGTATTGGAAATCCTTCTTAAGGATTAG
- a CDS encoding methylmalonyl-CoA mutase family protein: MANKLFSDFEPISKETWKEKVITDLKGADFDRKLVWKTENGMQIQPYFNPEDRPEANTSLENLKNILPSSEKEGMNWLSLQQVVGATNEEANKNALFLLERGVEGLIFNVGNIKDFDLEVALKGISIEMVSIGFENVAHPRTLVKDYVGYLHIHGVSLDKARGFVNFDPISAWSTTGKLDEEGFQRLARLISYTSEMPEFKVLCINSLPFVNSGANHIQELAFSLNVLVEYISQLQELGVEPTDVLSNVMFQAAVAGDYFHEIAKFRALRLLTIEVAHLYDKNFDPKSINIVGNSSLWSKSLYDPNVNMLRNTTEAMSAVLGGVNAINIEAHNASYEKPTTQSQRVALNISHIMREEAYLGKVADPAAGSFYLDSLTEMLLDTGLKLFQTIEAEDGYMTNFKHGNIQSLIGKTRDQKEKLISQRRSVYVGTNRYPNQQEEVNPDSILVAHDQVADVELLHPQRATLQFEQLRLRTEKYVKDGGSRPKVFNALFGNLAMRKARSTFAMDFFGTAGFVSNEKFFNSAEEAVQGAIDSDGDVIVICSSDPEYAEHVEQFAKTFKSSPVKNKKLILAGHPGEKEADYLAAGIDGFVHVKTNAIQTLQQFQNDLEIV, translated from the coding sequence ATGGCCAACAAGTTATTTTCAGACTTCGAGCCGATCAGTAAGGAAACTTGGAAAGAAAAAGTTATAACTGATCTTAAAGGTGCTGACTTCGACCGTAAACTCGTTTGGAAAACGGAAAACGGTATGCAAATACAGCCGTATTTCAACCCAGAAGACAGACCTGAAGCAAATACTTCATTAGAAAATTTAAAAAATATTCTTCCTTCATCAGAAAAAGAAGGTATGAATTGGTTAAGCTTGCAACAAGTTGTAGGTGCGACTAATGAAGAAGCTAACAAAAACGCATTATTCTTATTAGAAAGAGGAGTAGAGGGACTTATTTTTAATGTAGGTAACATTAAAGACTTCGATTTAGAAGTAGCTTTAAAAGGTATTAGCATTGAGATGGTTTCTATTGGATTTGAGAATGTTGCTCATCCAAGAACATTAGTTAAAGATTATGTAGGTTATCTTCACATCCACGGCGTGTCATTAGACAAAGCAAGAGGATTTGTGAACTTTGATCCAATCTCAGCTTGGTCTACTACTGGTAAATTAGATGAAGAAGGTTTCCAACGTTTAGCACGTTTGATCTCTTATACTTCTGAGATGCCTGAATTTAAAGTGTTGTGTATTAACTCACTTCCTTTTGTTAACTCAGGTGCTAACCATATTCAAGAATTAGCATTCTCATTAAACGTTCTTGTAGAGTATATTTCTCAATTACAAGAATTAGGTGTTGAGCCAACGGATGTATTGTCAAATGTAATGTTCCAAGCAGCAGTTGCAGGCGACTATTTCCACGAAATTGCTAAATTCAGAGCATTAAGATTGTTGACTATTGAAGTAGCTCATCTTTATGATAAAAACTTTGATCCTAAGTCAATTAATATCGTAGGTAACTCGTCTCTTTGGTCTAAATCACTTTATGATCCAAACGTAAACATGCTTCGTAATACTACAGAAGCGATGTCTGCAGTTTTAGGTGGTGTAAATGCGATCAATATCGAAGCACATAACGCTTCATACGAAAAGCCAACAACTCAGTCACAACGTGTAGCTTTAAATATTTCTCATATCATGAGAGAAGAAGCTTACCTTGGTAAAGTTGCAGATCCAGCAGCAGGTTCATTCTACCTAGATTCATTAACTGAAATGTTATTGGATACTGGTTTGAAATTGTTCCAAACAATTGAAGCTGAAGATGGATACATGACTAACTTTAAGCATGGTAACATCCAATCTTTAATTGGAAAAACACGTGATCAAAAAGAGAAATTGATTTCTCAACGTCGTAGTGTATATGTAGGTACTAACCGTTACCCTAACCAACAAGAAGAAGTGAATCCTGATTCAATTCTTGTAGCACACGATCAAGTAGCTGATGTAGAATTATTACATCCACAAAGAGCTACACTTCAATTTGAGCAGTTACGTTTAAGAACAGAGAAATACGTGAAAGATGGTGGAAGCCGTCCGAAAGTATTCAATGCATTGTTCGGTAACTTAGCAATGAGAAAAGCACGTTCTACTTTCGCAATGGATTTCTTTGGTACAGCAGGTTTTGTATCGAATGAGAAATTCTTTAATTCAGCAGAAGAAGCAGTACAAGGAGCTATCGATTCTGATGGTGATGTAATTGTTATCTGTTCTTCGGATCCTGAATATGCAGAGCACGTAGAGCAATTTGCTAAGACATTCAAGTCGTCGCCAGTGAAAAACAAAAAGTTGATTCTTGCGGGTCATCCGGGCGAAAAAGAAGCTGATTATCTTGCAGCAGGGATAGATGGTTTTGTTCATGTAAAAACAAACGCTATCCAAACTCTTCAACAGTTCCAAAATGATTTGGAAATTGTTTAA
- a CDS encoding sodium ion-translocating decarboxylase subunit beta: MKRIFIVFGSIATILVAWATATASVVSNQTIGSITNEAAASSTPGFSTMALEGLSNFISMTGFANATVPNLIMIAVGLFFIFLAIKYDYEPLLLIPIGTGVIIGNVPFVAGNQIGIYEQGSVLNYLYFGVQKGIYPPLIFLGIGAMTDFSSLIANPKLMLLGAAAQVGVFLTFIGAIALGFDLKEAASIGIIGGADGPTAIFLSSKEAPHLLGAIAIAAYSYMALVPVIQPPIMRLMTSLEERKIRMKPPRTVHKTEKILFPIIGLIITTFISPSALPLLGMLFFGNLLKESGHTERLANTARTSMIDIVTILLGVTVGASTQASEFITLNSMKIFALGAISFAIATFSGLAFAKFMNLFLKGDDKLNPLIGAAGVSAVPDSARVVQQEGLKADSSNHLLMHAMAPNVSGVIGSAVAAGILMSFLTYFSNL; encoded by the coding sequence ATGAAACGTATATTTATAGTATTTGGATCGATTGCTACCATATTGGTAGCTTGGGCTACAGCAACAGCTAGCGTAGTTTCTAACCAAACGATTGGTTCAATAACAAATGAAGCTGCCGCATCTTCTACTCCTGGTTTTAGTACTATGGCGTTAGAAGGCTTGAGTAATTTTATCTCGATGACAGGATTTGCAAACGCAACTGTCCCGAATTTAATTATGATTGCAGTAGGATTGTTTTTTATTTTTCTTGCTATTAAATATGATTATGAGCCACTGTTACTTATTCCAATTGGTACAGGGGTTATCATAGGAAACGTACCTTTTGTTGCGGGAAACCAAATTGGTATCTACGAACAAGGTTCTGTATTAAATTATCTTTATTTTGGGGTCCAGAAGGGTATTTATCCTCCTTTAATTTTCCTTGGAATTGGAGCAATGACTGACTTTTCTTCATTGATCGCTAACCCTAAACTTATGTTGTTAGGTGCAGCGGCACAAGTCGGCGTATTCTTAACTTTTATTGGTGCAATCGCCTTAGGATTTGATCTTAAAGAAGCAGCATCAATTGGTATTATTGGTGGAGCAGATGGCCCAACAGCCATTTTCCTATCATCAAAAGAAGCTCCTCACTTATTGGGTGCCATCGCTATTGCAGCGTATTCATATATGGCACTAGTACCAGTGATTCAACCTCCAATTATGAGATTGATGACAAGTTTAGAGGAAAGAAAAATTAGAATGAAGCCGCCAAGAACGGTACATAAGACAGAAAAAATCTTATTCCCAATTATTGGTTTAATCATTACCACTTTCATTTCACCAAGTGCATTACCACTTTTAGGTATGTTGTTCTTTGGTAACTTATTGAAAGAATCTGGACATACAGAAAGATTAGCAAATACTGCTAGAACATCAATGATCGATATCGTTACTATTCTTTTAGGGGTAACAGTTGGCGCATCAACACAAGCATCAGAGTTTATTACTTTAAATAGTATGAAAATCTTTGCTTTGGGTGCAATATCTTTTGCAATCGCAACATTCTCTGGATTAGCTTTTGCAAAGTTCATGAACCTTTTCCTAAAAGGGGATGATAAACTGAATCCACTTATCGGTGCAGCTGGAGTATCTGCTGTTCCTGATTCTGCTAGAGTAGTACAGCAAGAAGGTTTAAAAGCCGATTCTTCTAATCATTTATTGATGCATGCCATGGCACCTAATGTATCTGGTGTGATTGGTTCTGCAGTCGCTGCGGGTATTTTGATGAGTTTCTTAACTTACTTCTCTAATTTATAG
- a CDS encoding biotin/lipoyl-containing protein codes for MKKYKFNVNGNNYAVHIKNVEGQAIELEVNGTPYTVEMEREVKSSKTPKLVRSSAPRTAAPKAITRSAKKTNVVAPLPGTIVSLKVAAGDKVTAGDLLMTMEAMKMENNVLAEADGVVGTVKVSEGQSVLQGEVLVEME; via the coding sequence ATGAAAAAATATAAATTCAATGTGAATGGTAATAACTATGCTGTTCATATCAAAAATGTAGAAGGACAGGCTATTGAATTAGAAGTTAATGGCACTCCTTATACAGTGGAAATGGAAAGAGAAGTGAAATCTTCTAAAACTCCAAAATTGGTTAGATCTTCAGCTCCTAGAACAGCCGCTCCAAAAGCGATTACTAGATCTGCGAAGAAAACCAATGTTGTTGCTCCATTACCAGGAACAATTGTTTCATTGAAAGTTGCAGCAGGCGACAAAGTAACTGCAGGTGACTTGTTAATGACAATGGAAGCCATGAAAATGGAAAATAATGTTTTAGCGGAAGCAGACGGTGTTGTTGGTACAGTAAAAGTATCAGAAGGTCAGTCTGTTTTACAAGGCGAGGTTCTTGTAGAGATGGAGTAG
- a CDS encoding OadG family protein, with protein MENQPLQVELSEGMVVTIVGLLLVFLTLAVLFLFFNYAMPVIRRNIDAKKNQKAAAAPIAQVEKVENDATGEVNAVIAAAIHHYLEEAHDDENTMLTIQKVKKAYSPWSSKIYTVHGGMLHR; from the coding sequence ATGGAAAATCAACCACTTCAAGTAGAATTATCTGAGGGTATGGTAGTAACTATCGTAGGGCTACTTTTAGTATTCCTTACTTTAGCAGTGCTTTTCTTGTTCTTTAACTATGCAATGCCGGTGATTCGTAGAAATATTGATGCTAAAAAGAATCAAAAAGCTGCGGCAGCACCAATTGCTCAAGTTGAGAAAGTAGAGAATGATGCTACAGGAGAAGTTAACGCTGTAATTGCAGCGGCTATCCATCACTATTTAGAAGAAGCACATGATGATGAAAACACCATGTTGACAATTCAAAAAGTGAAAAAGGCTTACTCTCCATGGTCTTCTAAAATTTATACCGTTCATGGTGGAATGCTTCACCGTTAA
- a CDS encoding acyl-CoA carboxylase subunit beta: MGTNRDKIRELVEKRAQARLGGGEKRIDKQHDQGKLTARERINLLLDEGSFEEYDMFVTHRTKSFGLDKQQYLSDGVVTGHGTIDGRVVYVFAQDFTVFGGSLSETFAQKICKVMDQAMKVGAPVIGLNDSGGARIQEGVRSLAGYAEIFQRNIMASGVVPQISAILGPCAGGAVYSPALTDFILMTDQTSYMFVTGPKVVKSVTGEVITTEDLGGANMHASKSGVAHMMTENDEETLMLIRKLISYMPSNNLEDPPIIACSDPHDRIEEALNEMIPDDPNKPYDMHDVIHSIADNNEFLETHRAYAKNIITGFARFNGRPAGIVANNPSFLAGVLDIEASKKAARFVRFCDAFNIPIVTLVDVPGFLPGSGQEYGGIILHGAKLLFAYGEATVPKITITLRKSYGGAHDVMSSKQLRGDLNYAWPTAEIAVMGAKGAVEVLEGRAIRKIEDEQERAQFIHDKEDEYTEKFANPYQAAKYGFIDDVIEPRNTRFRICRGLEVLATKKEINPPKKHSNIPL, from the coding sequence ATGGGTACAAACAGAGACAAGATCAGAGAACTTGTAGAGAAACGAGCTCAAGCACGCCTCGGTGGTGGTGAAAAAAGAATTGATAAGCAACACGACCAAGGAAAGTTAACGGCTAGAGAGAGAATTAACTTGTTATTAGACGAAGGTAGTTTCGAGGAGTACGATATGTTCGTAACTCACCGTACGAAATCGTTTGGTTTGGACAAACAACAATATTTATCAGATGGTGTAGTTACGGGTCATGGTACAATAGACGGTAGAGTAGTTTATGTATTCGCTCAAGACTTCACTGTATTTGGAGGTTCACTTTCTGAAACATTCGCTCAAAAGATCTGTAAAGTAATGGATCAGGCAATGAAAGTAGGTGCACCAGTTATTGGTCTAAACGACTCAGGTGGAGCCAGAATTCAAGAAGGTGTTAGATCTTTAGCAGGTTATGCTGAAATCTTCCAAAGAAATATTATGGCTTCTGGTGTTGTTCCTCAAATTTCTGCAATTCTAGGTCCTTGTGCTGGTGGTGCCGTTTATTCTCCAGCCTTAACTGACTTTATCTTAATGACTGATCAAACATCATACATGTTTGTTACTGGTCCAAAAGTAGTAAAGTCAGTTACAGGTGAGGTGATTACAACAGAAGATTTAGGTGGTGCAAATATGCATGCTTCTAAATCAGGTGTGGCACATATGATGACAGAAAATGACGAAGAGACTTTGATGTTAATTCGTAAACTGATCAGCTATATGCCATCAAACAATCTTGAAGATCCTCCAATTATCGCTTGTAGCGATCCTCATGATAGAATCGAAGAAGCATTGAATGAAATGATTCCTGACGATCCGAATAAGCCATATGATATGCACGACGTCATTCATTCAATCGCTGATAATAACGAGTTCTTAGAAACACATAGAGCTTACGCAAAAAACATTATTACTGGTTTCGCTAGATTTAACGGTAGACCAGCGGGTATCGTTGCCAATAACCCTAGTTTCTTAGCAGGTGTATTAGATATTGAAGCTTCTAAAAAAGCAGCACGTTTCGTTAGATTCTGTGACGCCTTCAATATTCCAATCGTAACACTAGTTGACGTACCAGGTTTCCTTCCAGGTTCAGGTCAAGAATACGGTGGTATTATCTTACACGGTGCGAAGTTACTATTTGCTTATGGTGAAGCAACAGTTCCGAAGATCACAATTACTTTAAGAAAGTCTTATGGTGGAGCTCACGACGTAATGAGTTCTAAACAATTAAGAGGTGACCTTAACTATGCATGGCCAACTGCAGAAATCGCAGTTATGGGTGCTAAAGGTGCAGTAGAAGTATTGGAAGGTAGAGCAATTCGTAAAATTGAAGACGAACAAGAAAGAGCTCAATTTATCCATGATAAAGAGGATGAGTACACTGAGAAGTTTGCTAACCCTTATCAGGCTGCTAAATACGGATTTATTGATGACGTAATTGAGCCAAGAAATACTCGTTTCAGAATCTGTAGAGGTTTAGAAGTATTGGCTACGAAGAAAGAAATAAATCCTCCTAAGAAACACTCAAACATCCCATTGTAA
- the mce gene encoding methylmalonyl-CoA epimerase, which produces MNISHIEHIGVAVENLEESIKYYEEVLGLKCYAIEEVEEQKVKTAFFKVGDTKIELLESTSEDGPIGKFVAKKGPGMHHMAFAVKGIEENLKDAEEKGVRLLDKTPRKGAEGLDIAFLHPKSTHGVLTELCEKK; this is translated from the coding sequence ATGAATATTTCACATATCGAACATATCGGAGTAGCAGTAGAAAATCTAGAAGAATCTATCAAGTATTATGAGGAGGTTCTAGGTCTTAAATGTTACGCTATTGAAGAAGTAGAAGAGCAAAAAGTAAAAACTGCATTCTTCAAAGTGGGAGATACGAAAATAGAACTTTTAGAATCAACTTCAGAAGATGGTCCTATTGGCAAATTTGTAGCTAAAAAAGGTCCAGGAATGCACCATATGGCATTCGCTGTTAAAGGTATCGAAGAAAATCTTAAAGACGCTGAGGAGAAAGGAGTACGTTTATTAGACAAAACTCCAAGAAAAGGAGCAGAGGGCTTAGATATCGCTTTCTTGCATCCAAAATCAACTCACGGTGTTCTTACAGAACTTTGTGAGAAGAAGTAG
- the meaB gene encoding methylmalonyl Co-A mutase-associated GTPase MeaB, whose translation MKYRRRKRLSAEEYAEGIIKGDRIILSRAITLIESKLDDDILLAEEVLEKILPHTGNSLRVGITGVPGVGKSTFIESFGKHITSQEKKLAVLTIDPSSQISGGSILGDKTRMEELSNDPLAYVRPSAAGSALGGVNYKTRETMLLCEAAGFDVILIETVGVGQSETTVKGMVDFFLLLMLAGAGDELQGIKRGIMEMADAIAITKVDGDNVRRGQLARAEYQNALHLFPPSETGWSPKVMTCSSVDKEGLDDILDNIMKFEKDMKTKGYFQSNRQQQNLHWMHETIESYLKRSFYNNSAVSEKIDSLENGVIQNKVPALTGARKLIDIYKNTKN comes from the coding sequence ATGAAATACAGAAGAAGAAAGAGATTATCTGCCGAAGAATATGCTGAAGGTATTATCAAAGGAGATAGAATAATCTTAAGTAGAGCTATCACCCTAATAGAAAGTAAACTTGACGATGATATACTTCTTGCTGAAGAAGTTCTTGAAAAAATATTACCTCATACAGGCAATAGTTTAAGAGTTGGTATTACTGGTGTACCAGGTGTAGGTAAAAGTACTTTTATTGAGTCTTTTGGCAAACATATTACCTCTCAAGAAAAAAAATTAGCGGTGCTAACAATTGACCCAAGTTCTCAGATTTCAGGTGGTAGTATTTTGGGAGATAAGACAAGAATGGAGGAATTATCCAACGATCCATTGGCTTATGTTCGCCCATCTGCTGCAGGTTCTGCTTTAGGTGGAGTTAATTATAAAACCAGAGAAACAATGCTTCTTTGCGAAGCCGCAGGATTTGATGTTATTCTTATTGAGACTGTTGGTGTTGGTCAATCTGAAACTACCGTTAAAGGTATGGTAGACTTCTTCTTATTATTGATGTTGGCTGGTGCTGGTGACGAACTTCAAGGTATAAAAAGAGGTATTATGGAAATGGCTGATGCTATCGCTATTACAAAAGTAGATGGTGATAATGTTCGTAGAGGACAGTTAGCAAGAGCTGAATATCAAAATGCCTTACACCTCTTCCCTCCTTCAGAAACAGGCTGGTCTCCTAAGGTAATGACATGTTCTTCTGTAGATAAAGAAGGCTTAGATGATATTCTAGACAATATCATGAAGTTTGAAAAAGACATGAAAACAAAAGGATACTTCCAATCAAATAGACAGCAACAAAACTTGCATTGGATGCACGAAACTATAGAAAGCTACCTAAAAAGATCTTTTTATAATAATTCGGCTGTTTCTGAAAAAATTGATTCACTTGAAAATGGAGTAATTCAAAACAAGGTTCCAGCACTTACTGGTGCTAGAAAATTAATTGATATATATAAAAACACGAAAAATTAA